One region of Oryzias latipes chromosome 6, ASM223467v1 genomic DNA includes:
- the pdcd2l gene encoding programmed cell death protein 2-like has translation MASLVEPVPLLGLCDGELDPKRYRSSFRTNKVGGLPDWLPLIARPRPRCGLCGTPSALVAQVYCPLQAATYHRNLHLFACSRGTCSGRPESWTALRSQSLEAEMAAARGPRPVRGAPPAATDWCEQADDWGVEEAQEETESRQTQSEDGEMLFSSHMQTLSLEEETDAHVFRPMFISVVEESELYEDEEDLEHAKELLREYERKQGAVTEEGSDGGGAENYEKTRAKHGDAVFSRFMKSISWCPQQVLRYCRGGRPLFISSAPSSMAQALPRCGSCGGSRTFELQLMPALVSLLQRTERAAGAELEFGTVLVYTCTSSCWTPGSELAVEEFCFVQADPDQQLFQ, from the exons ATGGCCTCGCTTGTTGAGCCGGTTCCGCTACTCGGTCTGTGTGACGGAGAACTTGACCCGAAACGGTACCGCTCCTCATTCCGGACCAACAAGGTCGGAGGTCTGCCGGACTGGCTGCCGCTTATCGCGAGGCCGCGGCCGCGCTGCGGACTCTGCGGCACGCCGTCCGCGCTCGTCGCGCAGGTCTACTGCCCCCTGCAGGCGGCTACGTACCACCGGAACCTCCACCTGTTCGCGTGCAGCCGCGGAACGTGCAGCGGTCGCCCGGAGAGCTGGACGGCGCTCCGCTCTCAAAGCCTGGAGGCGGAGATGGCCGCAGCTCGTGGCCCGCGCCCGGTGCGGGGAGCTCCTCCTGCGGCCACGGACTGGTGCGAGCAGGCGGACGACTGGGGGGTGGAGGAGGCTCAGGAGGAGACAGAGTCCCGTCAGACTCAGAGCGAAG ATGGCGAGATGCTCTTCAGCAGCCACATGCAGACCCTCAGTCTGGAGGAAGAGACCGACGCCCACGTCTTCCGGCCTATGTTCATCAGCGTGGTGGAGGAGTCTGAACTttatgaggatgaggaggacctGGAGCACGCCAAGGAGCTGCTGAGAGAGTACGAGAGGAAGCAGGGGGCGGTGACGGAGGAGGGGAGCGACGGCGGCGGGGCAGAGAATTACGAAAAGACCAGAGCCAAGCATGGGGACGCCGTCTTCTCCAGATTCATGAAAAGCATCTCCTGGTGCCCACAGCAGGTCCTGCGCTACTGCCGCGGGGGGAGGCCTCTGTTCATCTCCTCCGCCCCCTCCAGCATGGCTCAGGCGCTCCCCCGCTGCGGCTCCTGTGGGGGGAGCAGGACGTTCGAGCTGCAGCTGATGCCCGCTCTGGTCAGCCTCCTGCAGAGGACAGAGCGCGCCGCGGGGGCGGAGCTGGAGTTCGGGACGGTGCTGGTTTACACGTGCACTAGCAGCTGCTGGACGCCCGGATCGGAGCTGGCTGTGGAGGAGTTCTGCTTCGTCCAAGCGGACCCAGACCAGCAGCTCTTCCAGTGA
- the LOC101172896 gene encoding nuclear factor of activated T-cells, cytoplasmic 3-like — MSALNCCEELDFRLMFEEDGRQAAAPDLSGKTPPASTQGLAEQLQGYPPCLPAGAGYHYAGYQAQDPCHGLQGTPRAFDCPSIQITSITHSNPVESAPSQELFTMGGADGGYTEPSWSRGQLYLPLDPCYRDTTLCPSPCSSLSSKSWMSDLSSCESFSHISDDGEGDLRDAALLAIGSPAGSPLGSPGCGGGAFGVELWQQQYQYPSAFSPSLSPQQSPSHSPRASITEDSWLNCRPGSRPSSRPSSPCGKRRHSSADPHTRSPSPHHSASPTPGTSPRGSVTDDIWLGRPPALGPPLTYGYQELDVPSKTRRKTGSQFVLLNSPEDAAAESYQDSPGEDVREQQGLAELFLKVPSHFSWNKPKPGNPPLFRTRSPPPLDFPLPSHYEQMELKLEVQPRSYHRAHYETEGSRGSIKAATGGHPVVTLSGYQEHPVSLLLFIGTADDRHLRPHSFYQVHRVTGKTVSTVCQEKVLGGTKVLEIPLLPEKSMSASIDCAGILKLRNADIELKKGETDVGRKNTRVRVVFRAALPQQDDRTLWLQTASNPVECSQRSGQELPQVDSFSPASGSVDGGEELLIAGANFSAQSRVFFTERGPDGRSLWEVEARLLPEKCSESGIAVEIPPYSKRAACPFHVQFYVSNGKRRRSLMQSFTYVAAVRRQHAGVKEESPYDPAALHAACIQTSSQNPDLLPDLGCFAPHDLLMQCRLSSSPRLHHLPPTSHPLESFLFPPSAPPQTSAPFQTSAMPPPLLPIPPPITSLSAEASSGPLQPVPPPPPLGSLTTLHLPV; from the exons ATGTCGGCCCTAAACTGCTGCGAGGAGCTGGACTTCAGGCTGATGTTTGAGGAAGACGGCAGGCAGGCAGCAG CTCCAGATCTGAGCGGGAAAACTCCTCCAGCGTCTACACAGGGtctggctgagcagctgcagggCTACCCCCCATGTTTACCTGCAGGAGCAGGCTACCATTATGCTGGCTATCAAGCCCAGGACCCATGTCATGGCCTTCAGGGGACCCCCAGAGCCTTCGACTGCCCCAGCATACAGATCACCTCCATTACTCATAGCAATCCTGTGGAATCTGCCCCTAGCCAAGAGCTTTTTACAATGGGAGGAGCAGATGGGGGGTACACTGAGCCATCCTGGTCAAGAGGTCAGCTGTACCTGCCTCTGGACCCCTGCTATCGCGACACAACGCTCTGCCCAAGTCCCTGCAGCAGCCTCTCCTCCAAGAGCTGGATGTCAGACTTGTCCTCCTGTGAGTCCTTCTCGCACATTTCCGACGACGGGGAGGGGGACCTGAGGGATGCTGCTCTTCTGGCTATTGGCTCTCCAGCCGGGTCACCTCTGGGGTCGCCGGGCTGTGGGGGAGGGGCGTTCGGGGTGGAGCTGTGGCAGCAGCAGTACCAGTATCCTTCAGCCTTCAGCCCATCACTGTCGCCCCAGCAGTCGCCGAGCCACTCGCCTCGCGCCAGCATCACAGAGGACAGCTGGCTGAACTGCAGGCCCGGCTCCAG GCCGTCATCCAGACCCTCCTCCCCGTGCGGGAAGAGACGCCACTCCAGCGCAGACCCCCACACTCGCTCCCCCTCCCCTCATCACTCAGCCAGCCCCACCCCAGGCACCTCTCCACGGGGCAGTGTGACAGATGACATCTGGTTGGGAAGGCCCCCTGCCCTTGGGCCCCCATTGACGTACGGCTATCAGGAGCTTGATGTGCCTTCAAAGACCAGGAGGAAAACAGGAAGCCAGTTTGTCCTCCTGAACAGTCCAGAAGACGCAGCTGCTGAGTCGTACCAAGACTCTCCTGGAGAGGACGTCCGGGAGCAGCAGGGCCTCGCTGAGCTCTTTCTGAAGGTGCCGTCCCACTTCAGCTGGAACAAACCCAAACCTGGAAACCCTCCACTGTTCAG GACCAGGTCCCCCCCTCCTCTGGACTTCCCACTGCCCAGTCACTATGAGCAGATGGAGCTGAAGTTGGAGGTCCAGCCCAGGTCTTACCACCGAGCGCATTATGAGACGGAGGGCAGCAGAGGATCCATTAAAGCAGCTACGGGGGGGCACCCTGTCGTCACC ttaAGTGGATACCAGGAGCATCCCGTCAGCCTGCTGCTGTTCATCGGCACCGCGGACGACCGCCACCTTCGTCCCCATTCCTTCTACCAGGTCCACCGAGTCACGGGGAAAACCGTCTCCACCGTCTGTCAGGAGAAAGTCCTGGGTGGAACCAAGGTCCTGGAGATCCCTCTGCTTCCTGAGAAAAGCATGTCTGCCAG CATCGACTGCGCTGGGATCCTCAAGCTGCGTAACGCTGACATCGAGTTGAAGAAAGGAGAGACGGACGTCGGGCGGAAGAACACGCGGGTGCGTGTGGTGTTCAGGGCCGCCCTGCCGCAGCAGGACGACCGGACGCTGTGGCTGCAGACGGCGTCCAACCCCGTGGAGTGCT CCCAGCGGTCAGGCCAGGAGCTTCCTCAGGTGGACAGCTTCAGTCCTGCCAGCGGCTCTGTGGACGGTGGAGAGGAGCTGCTCATCGCTGGAGCCAACTTCTCCGCTCAGTCCAGAGTGTTTTTCACCGAAAGGGGGCCTG ATGGAAGATCCCTGTGGGAGGTGGAGGCTCGACTCCTGCCTGAAAAGTGCAGTGAA TCCGGCATTGCGGTGGAGATCCCTCCCTACAGCAAGAGGGCGGCCTGTCCCTTCCATGTTCAGTTTTATGTCTCCAATGGGAAACGGAGGAGGAGCCTCATGCAGAGCTTCACATACGTGGCTGCAGTCAGACGTCAGCATGCTGGGGTCAAAGAGGAGTCCCCCTACGATCCGGCTGCTCTGCACGCCGCCTGCATTCAGACGTCCAGCCAGAATCCAGATCTTCTGCCGGATCTGGGATGTTTTGCTCCTCACGACCTCCTGATGCAGTGTCGCCTGTCTTCCTCCCCTCGTCTCCATCATCTTCCTCCCACTTCCCATCCGCTGGagtcttttctgtttcctccGTCAGCCCCTCCTCAGACGTCTGCTCCTTTTCAGACCTCAGCCATGCCTCCTCCGCTCCTCCCTATCCCTCCTCCGATCACCTCGCTTTCCGCCGAGGCCTCCTCTGGCCCCCTGCaacctgtcccccccccccctcccctggggAGTCTTACCACCCTACATTTACCAGTGTAG
- the dus2 gene encoding tRNA-dihydrouridine(20) synthase [NAD(P)+]-like isoform X2 — MAAGRLTFRNINALAPMVRVGTLPMRLLALDYGADVVYCEELIDIKMAQCRRVVNDVLDTVDFVAPDDRVMFRTCGKEKERVVFQMGTADPDRALAVARLVEMDVAAIDVNMGCPKEYSTKGGMGAALLSDPDKIEAILRKLVSGVSVPVTCKIRILPTLEETVALAQRIEKVGVAAIAVHGRFKDERPRHPVHCDYIQAVARAVSVPVIANGGSLDLVKSYEDIEEFRCATGAASVMLARAAMWNASVFRSQGLLPLERVMQEYLKYAIQYDNHAFNTKYCLCQMLRDKVESPLGKQVQAAQTNAEISEALGLQEFYRQTEEQLQTRRDALQSSSLPSSPVVDGGVITMAVKFERREYPPQITPKMVLLEWSRKQRMEQPLYETRPQDRAFQSTVTLDEKKYRSSLWEKSKKFAEQAAAIVCMRVLGVPEGRVGDKDSDLVCKRKRESRKNGRAEEERRKKLHVADDVLQELETSEQRVVMKTGSETSERSAD; from the exons ATGGCCGCAGGCAGGCTGACCTTCAGGAACATCAACGCCCTGGCCCCCATGGTCCGGGTGGGAACTCTGCCCATGAGGCTGCTGGCTCTGGACTACGGAGCTGACGTTGTGTACTGCGAG GAGCTGATTGACATAAAAATGGCTCAGTGTCGAAGGGTAGTCAACG ATGTGTTGGATACGGTGGATTTCGTGGCTCCAGATGATCGAGTGATGTTCAGGACCTGCGGGAAGGAGAAGGAACGAGTTGTCTTCCAGATG GGAACAGCAGATCCAGACAGAGCGCTGGCCGTGGCCCGACTGGT AGAGATGGACGTCGCCGCCATCGACGTGAACATGGGCTGTCCAAAGGAATACTCCACCAAG GGGGGCATGGGCGCTGCTCTACTGTCCGATCCGGACAAGATCGAAGCT ATCCTGAGGAAGCTGGTGTCCGGAGTGTCTGTTCCTGTGACCTGTAAAATCAGAATTCTTCCTACG CTGGAGGAGACCGTCGCTCTCGCACAAAGGATCGAGAAGGTGGGCGTTGCTGCCATTGCTGTGCACGGAAG GTTCAAGGATGAGCGGCCCCGACATCCTGTCCACTGTGACTACATCCAGGCAGTCGCTCGGGCCGTTTCTGTCCCCGTCATTGCAAA TGGAGGTTCTCTGGATCTGGTGAAAAGCTACGAGGACATTGAGGAGTTTAGATGTGCAACGGGCGCCGCCTCGGTTATGCTGGCCCGCGCCGCCATGTGGAATGCATCCGTGTTCAGAAGCCAGGGTCTTCTTCCTCTGGAGAGAGTCATGCAGGAATACTTAAAATAT GCAATCCAGTACGACAATCATGCCTTCAACACAAAGTACTGCCTGTGTCAGATGCTGCGAGACAAGGTGGAGTCTCCTCTAGGGAAGCAGGTTCAGGCGGCGCAGACCAACGCGGAGATCAG TGAGGCGTTGGGGCTGCAGGAGTTTTATCGGCAGactgaggagcagctgcagacgAGGAGGGACGCCCTTCAGAGCAGCAGCCTGCCCAGCAGTCCTGTCGTGGACGGAGGCGTCATCACCATGGCCGTCAAGTTTGAGCG AAGAGAGTATCCGCCTCAGATCACACCAAAGATGGTTCTGCTGGAGTGGAGCCGGAAGCAGAGGATGGAGCAGCCGCTGTACGAGACG CGCCCTCAGGACCGAGCCTTCCAGTCCACTGTGACTCTGGATGAGAAGAAATACAGATCTTCCCTCTG ggaAAAGTCAAAGAAGTTTGCAGAGCAAGCAGCTGCCATCGTCTGCATGCGGGTTTTGGGGGTCCCAGAGGGTCGCGTTGGTGACAAAGACTCTGATCTTGTCTGCAAGAGGAAGAGGGAAAGCAGGAAAAATGGTAGAGCAGAAgaagagaggaggaagaagctGCATGTGGCAGATGATGTCCTGCAGGAGCTGGAAACTTCAGAGCAAAGGGTGGTGATGAAGACTGGAAGTGAGACATCAGAAAGGAGTGCAGACTGA
- the dus2 gene encoding tRNA-dihydrouridine(20) synthase [NAD(P)+]-like isoform X3 — protein sequence MAAGRLTFRNINALAPMVRVGTLPMRLLALDYGADVVYCEELIDIKMAQCRRVVNDVLDTVDFVAPDDRVMFRTCGKEKERVVFQMGTADPDRALAVARLVEMDVAAIDVNMGCPKEYSTKGGMGAALLSDPDKIEALEETVALAQRIEKVGVAAIAVHGRFKDERPRHPVHCDYIQAVARAVSVPVIANGGSLDLVKSYEDIEEFRCATGAASVMLARAAMWNASVFRSQGLLPLERVMQEYLKYAIQYDNHAFNTKYCLCQMLRDKVESPLGKQVQAAQTNAEISEALGLQEFYRQTEEQLQTRRDALQSSSLPSSPVVDGGVITMAVKFERREYPPQITPKMVLLEWSRKQRMEQPLYETVQRPQDRAFQSTVTLDEKKYRSSLWEKSKKFAEQAAAIVCMRVLGVPEGRVGDKDSDLVCKRKRESRKNGRAEEERRKKLHVADDVLQELETSEQRVVMKTGSETSERSAD from the exons ATGGCCGCAGGCAGGCTGACCTTCAGGAACATCAACGCCCTGGCCCCCATGGTCCGGGTGGGAACTCTGCCCATGAGGCTGCTGGCTCTGGACTACGGAGCTGACGTTGTGTACTGCGAG GAGCTGATTGACATAAAAATGGCTCAGTGTCGAAGGGTAGTCAACG ATGTGTTGGATACGGTGGATTTCGTGGCTCCAGATGATCGAGTGATGTTCAGGACCTGCGGGAAGGAGAAGGAACGAGTTGTCTTCCAGATG GGAACAGCAGATCCAGACAGAGCGCTGGCCGTGGCCCGACTGGT AGAGATGGACGTCGCCGCCATCGACGTGAACATGGGCTGTCCAAAGGAATACTCCACCAAG GGGGGCATGGGCGCTGCTCTACTGTCCGATCCGGACAAGATCGAAGCT CTGGAGGAGACCGTCGCTCTCGCACAAAGGATCGAGAAGGTGGGCGTTGCTGCCATTGCTGTGCACGGAAG GTTCAAGGATGAGCGGCCCCGACATCCTGTCCACTGTGACTACATCCAGGCAGTCGCTCGGGCCGTTTCTGTCCCCGTCATTGCAAA TGGAGGTTCTCTGGATCTGGTGAAAAGCTACGAGGACATTGAGGAGTTTAGATGTGCAACGGGCGCCGCCTCGGTTATGCTGGCCCGCGCCGCCATGTGGAATGCATCCGTGTTCAGAAGCCAGGGTCTTCTTCCTCTGGAGAGAGTCATGCAGGAATACTTAAAATAT GCAATCCAGTACGACAATCATGCCTTCAACACAAAGTACTGCCTGTGTCAGATGCTGCGAGACAAGGTGGAGTCTCCTCTAGGGAAGCAGGTTCAGGCGGCGCAGACCAACGCGGAGATCAG TGAGGCGTTGGGGCTGCAGGAGTTTTATCGGCAGactgaggagcagctgcagacgAGGAGGGACGCCCTTCAGAGCAGCAGCCTGCCCAGCAGTCCTGTCGTGGACGGAGGCGTCATCACCATGGCCGTCAAGTTTGAGCG AAGAGAGTATCCGCCTCAGATCACACCAAAGATGGTTCTGCTGGAGTGGAGCCGGAAGCAGAGGATGGAGCAGCCGCTGTACGAGACG GTGCAGCGCCCTCAGGACCGAGCCTTCCAGTCCACTGTGACTCTGGATGAGAAGAAATACAGATCTTCCCTCTG ggaAAAGTCAAAGAAGTTTGCAGAGCAAGCAGCTGCCATCGTCTGCATGCGGGTTTTGGGGGTCCCAGAGGGTCGCGTTGGTGACAAAGACTCTGATCTTGTCTGCAAGAGGAAGAGGGAAAGCAGGAAAAATGGTAGAGCAGAAgaagagaggaggaagaagctGCATGTGGCAGATGATGTCCTGCAGGAGCTGGAAACTTCAGAGCAAAGGGTGGTGATGAAGACTGGAAGTGAGACATCAGAAAGGAGTGCAGACTGA
- the dus2 gene encoding tRNA-dihydrouridine(20) synthase [NAD(P)+]-like isoform X1, with translation MAAGRLTFRNINALAPMVRVGTLPMRLLALDYGADVVYCEELIDIKMAQCRRVVNDVLDTVDFVAPDDRVMFRTCGKEKERVVFQMGTADPDRALAVARLVEMDVAAIDVNMGCPKEYSTKGGMGAALLSDPDKIEAILRKLVSGVSVPVTCKIRILPTLEETVALAQRIEKVGVAAIAVHGRFKDERPRHPVHCDYIQAVARAVSVPVIANGGSLDLVKSYEDIEEFRCATGAASVMLARAAMWNASVFRSQGLLPLERVMQEYLKYAIQYDNHAFNTKYCLCQMLRDKVESPLGKQVQAAQTNAEISEALGLQEFYRQTEEQLQTRRDALQSSSLPSSPVVDGGVITMAVKFERREYPPQITPKMVLLEWSRKQRMEQPLYETVQRPQDRAFQSTVTLDEKKYRSSLWEKSKKFAEQAAAIVCMRVLGVPEGRVGDKDSDLVCKRKRESRKNGRAEEERRKKLHVADDVLQELETSEQRVVMKTGSETSERSAD, from the exons ATGGCCGCAGGCAGGCTGACCTTCAGGAACATCAACGCCCTGGCCCCCATGGTCCGGGTGGGAACTCTGCCCATGAGGCTGCTGGCTCTGGACTACGGAGCTGACGTTGTGTACTGCGAG GAGCTGATTGACATAAAAATGGCTCAGTGTCGAAGGGTAGTCAACG ATGTGTTGGATACGGTGGATTTCGTGGCTCCAGATGATCGAGTGATGTTCAGGACCTGCGGGAAGGAGAAGGAACGAGTTGTCTTCCAGATG GGAACAGCAGATCCAGACAGAGCGCTGGCCGTGGCCCGACTGGT AGAGATGGACGTCGCCGCCATCGACGTGAACATGGGCTGTCCAAAGGAATACTCCACCAAG GGGGGCATGGGCGCTGCTCTACTGTCCGATCCGGACAAGATCGAAGCT ATCCTGAGGAAGCTGGTGTCCGGAGTGTCTGTTCCTGTGACCTGTAAAATCAGAATTCTTCCTACG CTGGAGGAGACCGTCGCTCTCGCACAAAGGATCGAGAAGGTGGGCGTTGCTGCCATTGCTGTGCACGGAAG GTTCAAGGATGAGCGGCCCCGACATCCTGTCCACTGTGACTACATCCAGGCAGTCGCTCGGGCCGTTTCTGTCCCCGTCATTGCAAA TGGAGGTTCTCTGGATCTGGTGAAAAGCTACGAGGACATTGAGGAGTTTAGATGTGCAACGGGCGCCGCCTCGGTTATGCTGGCCCGCGCCGCCATGTGGAATGCATCCGTGTTCAGAAGCCAGGGTCTTCTTCCTCTGGAGAGAGTCATGCAGGAATACTTAAAATAT GCAATCCAGTACGACAATCATGCCTTCAACACAAAGTACTGCCTGTGTCAGATGCTGCGAGACAAGGTGGAGTCTCCTCTAGGGAAGCAGGTTCAGGCGGCGCAGACCAACGCGGAGATCAG TGAGGCGTTGGGGCTGCAGGAGTTTTATCGGCAGactgaggagcagctgcagacgAGGAGGGACGCCCTTCAGAGCAGCAGCCTGCCCAGCAGTCCTGTCGTGGACGGAGGCGTCATCACCATGGCCGTCAAGTTTGAGCG AAGAGAGTATCCGCCTCAGATCACACCAAAGATGGTTCTGCTGGAGTGGAGCCGGAAGCAGAGGATGGAGCAGCCGCTGTACGAGACG GTGCAGCGCCCTCAGGACCGAGCCTTCCAGTCCACTGTGACTCTGGATGAGAAGAAATACAGATCTTCCCTCTG ggaAAAGTCAAAGAAGTTTGCAGAGCAAGCAGCTGCCATCGTCTGCATGCGGGTTTTGGGGGTCCCAGAGGGTCGCGTTGGTGACAAAGACTCTGATCTTGTCTGCAAGAGGAAGAGGGAAAGCAGGAAAAATGGTAGAGCAGAAgaagagaggaggaagaagctGCATGTGGCAGATGATGTCCTGCAGGAGCTGGAAACTTCAGAGCAAAGGGTGGTGATGAAGACTGGAAGTGAGACATCAGAAAGGAGTGCAGACTGA